The following coding sequences lie in one Brevibacterium marinum genomic window:
- a CDS encoding sensor histidine kinase, with protein sequence MSPTTAWQALALRPLHFVSSPWPLKSLVYLASGVVIGVITLPSLAALLAAGLVSAVAVIGIVFLIGFALSGVVVARLERRRTQWVDTNGIEDPHRTLCEPGARAWILARLREQATWRELAFAIVSATSLWFVDAAVLAFALVLPVFCFGAPTNDPDAWPWVLIGLALLCTAPYIITAWAAARAALSRSMLSARDEEVGAALTEVTRSRARLVQAFDNERTRIERDLHDGVQQRLSSMGVSIGLLRLDATPGSPVGQQLELLHQQVSLALGELRDLTRGVQPQVLTDNGLAAAVEDIASRCATPVGVEFNLFDRVAVSIEVAMYFVISEALTNVDRYSNANNATVIGRQHDGRLVVEIRDDGRGGADPSAGTGLIGIAERLAVQGGRLKISSPAGGPTLLRAEVPCR encoded by the coding sequence ATGTCGCCCACTACCGCTTGGCAGGCCCTTGCCCTGCGGCCACTGCACTTCGTGAGCTCGCCCTGGCCCTTGAAGTCGCTGGTGTACCTCGCCTCGGGAGTCGTGATCGGAGTCATCACGTTGCCATCCCTTGCGGCTTTACTCGCCGCAGGACTGGTCTCTGCGGTAGCAGTCATCGGCATCGTGTTCCTGATCGGCTTCGCCCTGTCCGGAGTCGTCGTTGCTCGCCTCGAGCGACGCCGCACCCAGTGGGTCGACACGAACGGCATCGAAGACCCACACCGCACGCTTTGCGAGCCAGGGGCTCGAGCGTGGATTCTCGCGCGGCTGCGAGAGCAGGCGACGTGGCGGGAGCTCGCCTTCGCGATAGTCTCGGCCACCTCGTTGTGGTTCGTCGATGCGGCAGTACTTGCCTTCGCCTTAGTGTTGCCGGTGTTTTGCTTTGGCGCGCCGACCAACGATCCGGATGCTTGGCCGTGGGTTTTGATCGGTCTGGCGCTTCTCTGCACTGCTCCCTACATCATCACGGCCTGGGCAGCAGCGAGAGCAGCATTGTCACGGTCAATGCTTTCTGCTCGTGACGAAGAAGTCGGGGCAGCCCTGACCGAGGTCACCCGGTCACGGGCACGGCTGGTGCAGGCATTCGACAACGAACGAACGCGCATTGAACGCGACTTGCATGACGGAGTTCAACAACGTCTGTCCTCGATGGGCGTATCGATAGGATTGTTGCGTCTCGATGCTACCCCGGGCTCCCCAGTAGGTCAGCAACTCGAGCTGCTGCACCAGCAGGTCAGCCTGGCGCTGGGCGAGCTTCGCGACCTGACTCGGGGCGTCCAGCCCCAGGTGCTTACTGACAACGGACTAGCGGCGGCAGTTGAGGATATCGCGTCCCGCTGCGCGACACCGGTCGGCGTCGAATTCAACCTGTTCGACCGTGTGGCTGTATCGATTGAGGTGGCAATGTACTTCGTCATCAGCGAGGCACTGACGAATGTCGACCGCTACAGCAACGCCAACAACGCCACGGTGATCGGACGACAGCACGACGGTCGCCTCGTCGTCGAAATCCGAGACGACGGTCGCGGCGGAGCCGACCCTTCCGCAGGTACAGGACTCATCGGCATTGCCGAACGCCTCGCAGTCCAAGGAGGGCGGTTGAAAATCTCCAGTCCCGCCGGAGGACCCACTCTCCTGCGTGCGGAGGTGCCGTGCCGGTGA
- a CDS encoding GNAT family N-acetyltransferase — translation MLIRRERSGDTEAIRAVTAAAFRAAEHSAPPAEPGGDPGEATLISWLRSDPGWIPELSLVALDSDEIIGHVVATRAHVGSCPALGLGPISVLPERQGAGVGSALMHAVLGAADARGETVVGLLGDPAYYGRFGFVPASTTAVTSPDPAWGDYFQVRTLSDYEDQGGPFQYASPFDRF, via the coding sequence ATGCTGATCAGACGAGAACGTTCAGGCGACACTGAAGCGATCCGCGCAGTCACGGCAGCCGCATTTCGCGCAGCGGAGCACAGCGCTCCGCCGGCGGAGCCGGGCGGAGATCCCGGCGAGGCGACCCTGATCTCCTGGCTGCGGTCCGATCCTGGGTGGATCCCCGAGCTCTCGCTTGTCGCTCTCGACAGCGACGAGATCATCGGGCACGTCGTGGCGACACGGGCGCACGTAGGTTCATGTCCGGCTCTCGGCCTCGGTCCGATCAGTGTTCTTCCTGAGCGGCAGGGAGCCGGTGTCGGCTCGGCCCTGATGCATGCGGTGCTCGGGGCAGCCGATGCCAGAGGTGAGACAGTAGTCGGCCTGCTCGGAGATCCCGCCTATTACGGACGTTTCGGTTTCGTCCCAGCATCGACGACCGCAGTGACTTCCCCGGACCCGGCCTGGGGCGACTATTTTCAGGTCCGCACGCTTTCGGACTATGAGGATCAGGGTGGGCCGTTCCAGTACGCGAGTCCATTCGACCGCTTCTGA
- a CDS encoding FtsX-like permease family protein, with amino-acid sequence MMLAFAQLRSRWSGFVGSFVVIVLGVALVTTTLLVIIASEAKVPDRLADTPIVVTQRPTATLTGSTGARQPWENSVGERLASDLQGVDGVDSAIVDRSFYAQVVKDGKPIGDDEDTTAGHGWSSTKLAPYRLTTGTAPDGPHDVVVDDSLGIGVDDTVGLLTASGERAVTVTGTVDGPGVYVSESMAERLSPGAAAIGLTLDRGTSSEAVASDVDDIAGSADVLTGQQRSALESPSLAKIRAQGGQLLSAMALLGAFVSVFVVASTFAFDVARRRRELALLRVIGATPRQIRGMILGEAAVTGVIGSIVGAVVGVIGGPPVGALLKHLELTDPALHVQPAFVPIGVAVIMGVVVALAGAASAGQRASRVVPMKALRSAQVESRGTTRAMAVLGSIALAVGVVFAVITVMTEANRQLVLGLVTAMILTVAAALLAPFLIVPAVKFLSWPVRRCRGAATMLVRSEILNAPRRAGSIAAPIILTIGFATLISALAPTISTAYPAGVTAALSGQKIVQPVGTPGLSEPLVQDITRGTDQHVAALYTQLFVDDPSMPGEANTIVDAQGRLAPSDHTSDGLVVQQQLADQFGWATGDSVRVGFVDGTSEHLPITKIIETSTAQPPVSLSRSIVRSHDRSTMTDDLFIAAQDAPDDAGPRAESQDAKTFADREYADDARLFEQFSTILLILAVGYSALSVANTIGMAAHARRGDLAVLRGAGGTIKQIVGLISAETFLIGLIGALLGLTATMPPLAAIAAGLEQTTGVPVSIQLDWATFVPVTVGTLALATAAAATITHRSLRNA; translated from the coding sequence ATGATGCTCGCATTCGCCCAATTGCGTTCCCGCTGGTCGGGCTTCGTCGGCAGCTTCGTCGTCATCGTGCTCGGCGTGGCTCTGGTCACCACCACGTTGCTCGTCATCATCGCCTCCGAGGCAAAAGTGCCAGACCGCCTCGCCGACACCCCAATTGTCGTCACCCAGCGTCCGACTGCCACACTTACAGGTTCCACCGGGGCCCGCCAACCGTGGGAAAACTCCGTAGGAGAACGACTTGCCAGCGACCTTCAGGGCGTTGACGGCGTGGACTCCGCCATTGTCGACCGCTCCTTTTATGCCCAAGTCGTCAAAGACGGTAAGCCGATTGGCGACGACGAAGACACTACTGCTGGGCACGGCTGGTCCAGCACGAAACTTGCCCCTTACCGGCTGACCACGGGGACTGCTCCAGATGGGCCACACGATGTCGTCGTCGACGACTCTCTCGGCATCGGTGTCGACGACACAGTGGGACTCCTGACGGCTTCCGGTGAGCGAGCCGTGACGGTCACAGGAACTGTGGACGGTCCTGGCGTCTATGTCAGTGAGTCGATGGCCGAGCGATTGAGCCCAGGGGCGGCCGCCATTGGTCTTACCCTTGACCGCGGCACCTCGTCAGAAGCTGTAGCATCGGACGTTGACGATATCGCCGGCAGTGCGGATGTACTTACCGGCCAGCAACGTTCGGCCCTCGAATCGCCCTCATTGGCAAAGATCCGAGCCCAAGGAGGACAGCTCCTCAGCGCCATGGCTCTGCTGGGAGCTTTCGTCAGTGTTTTCGTCGTCGCTTCTACCTTCGCATTCGACGTCGCCCGGCGTCGCCGCGAACTCGCCCTACTGCGCGTCATCGGCGCCACGCCTCGCCAGATCAGAGGCATGATACTCGGTGAAGCAGCAGTGACTGGAGTGATCGGCTCGATCGTCGGCGCTGTCGTCGGCGTCATCGGTGGGCCACCGGTAGGTGCTCTGCTTAAACACCTGGAACTCACAGATCCGGCTCTGCACGTGCAACCCGCGTTCGTTCCGATAGGCGTCGCGGTCATCATGGGCGTAGTGGTCGCCCTCGCAGGAGCGGCCTCCGCCGGTCAGCGGGCGTCTCGTGTCGTTCCGATGAAGGCGCTGCGTTCGGCCCAGGTCGAGAGTCGTGGAACAACTCGTGCTATGGCAGTCCTTGGATCGATCGCACTGGCTGTCGGGGTCGTCTTCGCTGTCATCACGGTGATGACAGAGGCCAATCGTCAGTTGGTTCTGGGCCTGGTCACCGCCATGATCTTAACTGTCGCAGCGGCGCTCCTGGCACCGTTCCTGATCGTGCCCGCGGTGAAATTCCTGTCGTGGCCGGTACGACGCTGCCGCGGTGCAGCAACGATGCTAGTACGGTCCGAAATCCTCAACGCACCACGCCGGGCAGGTTCCATCGCAGCTCCGATCATCTTGACGATTGGATTTGCCACACTCATCAGCGCCCTCGCGCCCACCATCAGCACCGCCTACCCAGCCGGAGTCACGGCAGCTCTCTCAGGTCAAAAGATCGTTCAGCCCGTCGGCACCCCTGGGCTGTCCGAGCCGCTAGTGCAGGACATCACTCGCGGTACCGACCAGCACGTGGCAGCGCTATACACCCAACTGTTCGTTGACGACCCGTCAATGCCCGGCGAGGCCAACACTATTGTCGACGCCCAGGGCAGACTTGCTCCTTCTGACCACACAAGTGACGGTCTCGTGGTCCAACAGCAGTTGGCCGATCAGTTCGGCTGGGCGACCGGAGACAGTGTACGAGTCGGTTTTGTCGACGGCACCAGCGAACACCTTCCGATCACGAAGATCATCGAGACCAGTACGGCCCAACCACCGGTCAGCCTCTCCCGGAGCATCGTCAGAAGCCACGACCGATCGACGATGACCGATGATCTGTTCATCGCCGCCCAAGATGCCCCAGACGACGCAGGCCCGCGCGCCGAATCCCAGGATGCGAAGACTTTCGCAGACCGCGAGTACGCTGACGACGCCCGCCTGTTTGAGCAGTTCTCCACAATCTTGCTCATTCTCGCCGTCGGATACAGTGCCCTCTCGGTCGCGAACACGATAGGTATGGCCGCCCACGCTCGTCGTGGCGACCTCGCAGTCCTACGCGGCGCCGGGGGGACCATTAAACAAATAGTCGGTCTTATCTCGGCTGAAACATTCCTGATCGGACTCATAGGCGCATTGCTGGGGTTGACAGCTACCATGCCTCCGCTCGCGGCCATCGCGGCCGGCCTCGAGCAAACGACCGGTGTGCCGGTATCCATTCAACTCGACTGGGCAACTTTTGTACCCGTCACCGTCGGCACCCTGGCCCTTGCCACCGCGGCAGCAGCAACCATCACCCACCGATCACTGCGAAACGCATGA
- a CDS encoding uroporphyrinogen-III synthase, whose amino-acid sequence MEEPRTDLAGELSGCRVVLTAQRRAAQFAAALERHGAAIVHAPALSVVPHIDDPELVARTRTLLDQQPDIVVVTTGVGFTGWGEVAEAAGLTEQWHAMLANARIIARGPKARGAIQAAGLVPDWVAESETSAEIQQALLDEGVRDVRIAIQHHGAGADGLDEAFAAAGADVCSLVIYRWGPAPDPDAVMAAVHLIARRQCEAVAFTSAPGATAFLEVARDQGVLPQVIDAFNEERGVLAAAVGDVTAAPLWSHGIKPVIPDRFRLGALVRTLVAKLTALQRAGVEGGR is encoded by the coding sequence ATGGAAGAGCCTCGTACCGACCTCGCCGGCGAGCTGTCCGGGTGCCGTGTGGTGCTGACGGCTCAGCGGCGCGCCGCACAGTTCGCAGCTGCTCTCGAGCGCCACGGTGCGGCGATCGTTCATGCGCCCGCGCTGTCAGTTGTGCCGCACATCGACGATCCCGAACTCGTTGCGCGCACTCGCACGCTCCTCGACCAGCAGCCTGACATTGTCGTGGTCACGACCGGCGTCGGTTTCACCGGCTGGGGTGAGGTTGCCGAGGCCGCCGGCCTCACTGAGCAATGGCACGCGATGCTCGCGAACGCCCGAATCATTGCCCGTGGTCCCAAGGCCCGTGGTGCGATCCAAGCAGCCGGACTGGTCCCCGACTGGGTCGCAGAGTCCGAAACGAGCGCCGAGATCCAGCAGGCACTGCTCGACGAAGGCGTACGGGACGTACGGATAGCGATTCAACACCACGGGGCCGGCGCCGACGGCCTGGACGAAGCGTTCGCCGCCGCGGGGGCCGATGTCTGCTCACTGGTGATCTACCGGTGGGGGCCCGCACCCGACCCGGACGCCGTGATGGCGGCCGTTCACCTCATCGCGCGTCGCCAGTGCGAAGCTGTGGCCTTCACGTCTGCGCCTGGTGCCACTGCCTTCCTCGAGGTCGCCCGCGATCAGGGTGTGCTGCCGCAGGTCATCGACGCCTTCAACGAGGAACGCGGTGTACTGGCAGCTGCGGTCGGCGATGTCACGGCGGCACCGCTGTGGAGCCACGGCATCAAGCCCGTGATCCCGGACAGATTCCGCCTGGGCGCACTCGTGCGCACTCTGGTCGCCAAACTCACTGCCCTGCAGCGTGCGGGCGTCGAGGGCGGTCGGTGA
- a CDS encoding response regulator yields MVAEDSALMRDGLITLLERFGHDVCASVDNAGDLAKAAKREEPQLVITDVRMPPDHNDDGLRAALDLRQQTPGSPVLVLSQYVEKSYAMRLLDSGDGRAVGYLLKDRVGAVTDFVDAAEQVASGGTVFDPDVIRQLLVQRGSLLARLTARESEVLYQMAQGRSNAAIARELVVTDAAINKHIGNIFAKLELSTTGDEHRRVAAVLEYLRS; encoded by the coding sequence GTGGTTGCCGAAGATTCGGCGTTGATGCGCGATGGGCTCATCACATTGCTCGAGCGATTCGGTCACGATGTGTGCGCCTCCGTCGACAACGCCGGCGACCTCGCAAAAGCGGCCAAACGTGAAGAACCCCAGCTGGTCATCACCGACGTACGTATGCCTCCAGACCATAACGACGATGGGCTCCGGGCTGCCCTCGACCTACGCCAACAAACCCCGGGCTCGCCGGTGCTCGTCCTCAGTCAATACGTGGAAAAGTCGTATGCGATGCGGCTTCTCGACTCCGGAGACGGCAGGGCAGTCGGCTACCTACTCAAGGACCGTGTCGGAGCGGTCACCGACTTCGTCGACGCCGCCGAGCAAGTTGCCTCCGGCGGAACAGTTTTCGATCCCGATGTTATCCGGCAACTACTCGTTCAGCGTGGTAGCCTTCTGGCCCGTCTGACTGCGCGGGAGAGTGAGGTGCTCTACCAAATGGCTCAGGGACGCTCCAACGCAGCAATCGCACGTGAGCTCGTGGTTACCGATGCAGCCATCAATAAACACATCGGCAACATCTTCGCCAAGCTCGAGCTCTCCACAACCGGCGACGAACACCGTCGAGTAGCCGCGGTTCTTGAATACTTGCGAAGCTGA
- a CDS encoding CGNR zinc finger domain-containing protein yields MFKTWTHECLLSLLVWSLFLISLKESPKKRSTETGPHPGRLRACANTECNLFLIDHSRPGTAKWCSMFTCGNRMKVRAHAQRTRQQR; encoded by the coding sequence ATGTTCAAGACTTGGACACACGAATGTCTTCTGAGTCTCCTCGTTTGGTCGCTGTTTTTGATCAGTCTCAAGGAATCACCGAAGAAGAGATCTACCGAGACGGGACCGCATCCCGGCCGCCTGCGTGCCTGTGCCAACACCGAATGCAATCTCTTCCTCATCGACCACAGCCGGCCAGGCACGGCGAAGTGGTGTTCCATGTTCACCTGCGGCAACCGGATGAAGGTACGAGCCCACGCCCAGCGCACGCGTCAGCAGCGATGA
- a CDS encoding LysR substrate-binding domain-containing protein, with product MNSLGDPRRGPDPITGVVRMTATDGFSAYVAAPAVGKLRRRHPGLSVEIVTVTRQALQQRSGLDMYASRDYLAENGTPVTDSMRRPAVAAVVQALRDQTVAHGEALMGRGVR from the coding sequence ATGAACAGCCTCGGCGATCCCAGGCGCGGCCCCGACCCGATCACCGGAGTGGTTCGAATGACAGCCACGGATGGGTTCAGCGCCTACGTGGCGGCTCCGGCAGTGGGGAAACTGCGACGGCGGCACCCCGGTCTCAGCGTGGAGATCGTGACCGTGACGCGACAGGCCCTGCAGCAGAGATCAGGGCTGGACATGTACGCCTCACGGGACTACCTGGCCGAGAACGGAACTCCGGTCACCGATTCGATGCGCCGACCGGCCGTCGCCGCCGTCGTCCAGGCCCTGCGGGATCAGACCGTCGCCCATGGTGAGGCACTGATGGGTCGCGGCGTACGCTGA
- a CDS encoding nucleotidyltransferase domain-containing protein produces MCDDLDARAGSHLRDPAHISDAADIAPKSSTLHKMLNDSLKGQSTVPIEHVLDTVSQSLQDIPGVHAIVLGGSRARGTHSAQSDIDIGIYYDAAELDLAQLKKCARELDDDSRDELVAAPGEWGEWINGGGWLVIDGHHVDLILRETGRVATELDNCRVGRVTAHYQPGHPHAYINAMYVGELAISRVLWDGAGEVTRLKSGAETYPAELKASLVNFFKFEAGFSAMFASANADKADPYYVHAHVTRAVSCLNQVLFALNEQYCINEKKAVQMIDSFPISPAHYQDRIAELFTASVQDLMATCGLLDTLIDETQALIDNQ; encoded by the coding sequence ATGTGTGATGACCTTGATGCTCGAGCCGGAAGCCATCTGCGCGATCCTGCCCATATCAGTGATGCCGCCGACATTGCGCCGAAGTCGAGTACGCTTCACAAAATGCTCAACGACTCCCTGAAGGGACAGTCAACCGTGCCCATCGAACACGTACTAGACACAGTGTCTCAATCACTTCAAGATATACCGGGTGTGCATGCCATCGTTCTCGGCGGGTCTCGGGCCCGCGGAACACATTCAGCCCAGTCCGATATCGACATTGGGATCTACTACGATGCTGCTGAGCTTGACCTCGCGCAGCTCAAGAAATGTGCCCGCGAACTCGACGATGACAGTCGCGATGAGCTGGTCGCGGCACCGGGCGAATGGGGAGAATGGATCAACGGCGGCGGATGGCTCGTCATCGACGGACACCATGTCGACCTGATCCTTCGCGAGACCGGTCGCGTCGCAACTGAGCTCGACAACTGCCGTGTCGGCAGAGTCACCGCCCACTACCAGCCCGGACACCCCCACGCCTATATCAATGCAATGTACGTCGGCGAGTTGGCCATCAGTCGCGTTCTGTGGGACGGTGCAGGCGAAGTGACGAGGCTGAAATCTGGCGCGGAAACCTACCCGGCAGAACTCAAAGCGTCGCTGGTCAACTTCTTCAAGTTCGAGGCAGGATTCTCAGCGATGTTCGCCTCAGCCAACGCGGACAAGGCCGACCCGTACTACGTCCACGCTCACGTCACACGGGCAGTCTCCTGCCTCAATCAGGTGCTCTTCGCCCTCAATGAGCAATATTGCATCAATGAGAAGAAGGCAGTCCAGATGATCGACTCCTTCCCGATCAGTCCCGCGCACTATCAAGATCGCATCGCTGAACTCTTCACCGCCTCAGTCCAGGATCTGATGGCCACATGCGGGCTACTCGATACCCTGATCGACGAAACCCAGGCACTTATCGACAACCAATAG
- a CDS encoding ABC transporter ATP-binding protein: MPSNHAADLIDVTKNYGIGEGAVTALDHVSIRFAAGTFTAIMGPSGSGKSSLLQCAAGLDNPTSGQVLLAGVDVGQLNEQDRTVLRRDHVGFVFQSFNLVGSLTAAQNVELPLRIGRRRLSKSVLEDALRIVGLEDRSTHKPSELSGGQQQRVALARAMVTRPEVLFADEPTGALDSATSHDVLALLRDLVDQQGQTVVMVTHDADAASYADRVIFLVDGVVSEILDLDSQPRQHQQRADSATRIAAQMTQVGA; the protein is encoded by the coding sequence ATGCCGTCCAATCACGCTGCCGATCTGATTGACGTCACGAAAAATTATGGCATCGGTGAGGGCGCGGTCACGGCTCTCGACCACGTTTCAATCCGGTTCGCAGCGGGAACGTTCACCGCGATCATGGGTCCTTCCGGCTCCGGCAAGTCGTCCTTGCTGCAGTGCGCCGCAGGTCTCGACAATCCCACGAGCGGGCAAGTTCTCCTGGCGGGTGTGGACGTCGGGCAGCTCAACGAGCAGGACCGGACTGTCCTTCGACGTGATCACGTAGGCTTCGTGTTCCAGTCATTCAATCTCGTCGGTTCGCTGACGGCGGCTCAGAATGTCGAGCTGCCCCTGCGCATCGGCCGTCGCCGCCTCAGCAAATCCGTGCTTGAGGACGCCCTGCGCATTGTCGGCCTCGAGGACCGGTCGACCCACAAGCCCAGCGAACTATCCGGTGGCCAGCAGCAACGCGTTGCCCTTGCCAGAGCTATGGTCACCCGCCCGGAAGTCCTCTTCGCCGACGAGCCCACTGGTGCCTTGGACTCTGCCACATCTCATGACGTACTCGCCCTGCTCCGCGACCTCGTCGACCAGCAGGGCCAAACTGTAGTGATGGTCACCCACGACGCCGACGCCGCATCATATGCGGATCGTGTGATCTTCCTAGTCGACGGCGTCGTCTCGGAGATTTTGGACCTCGATTCGCAACCGCGGCAACATCAACAGCGTGCCGACTCGGCGACGCGGATCGCTGCCCAGATGACCCAGGTGGGGGCATGA